In the genome of Labrus bergylta chromosome 7, fLabBer1.1, whole genome shotgun sequence, the window TACAGGTATTTTTTGACAtcttaatgataaaaaaaaaaaaaaagcccgaCCATTCCAAAGGATTGAAAACTGAATTTGCTATAATTGTGCTGCTTACATCAACCTGATGCATTTTTGTAGGTTATGAATAGAAGTCTGTCTTGactgtgcatttttttttttttatacgtTGTGTGAGTTGTGCACAAGGTACGTTTCTCATTGTCAACATTTCCTAGGTTTGATCTATCCTGTCTTTTCAGGCTCTTTGTGGAGGCTAAGCCAATTCAGATGAACAACTTACAAACATGCAATATTTAATCATATAatataaacaattaaaaagtcAAGGGCATTCAGAGCATGTTTTGAAGGCCTGCGGCTTTTGAAGGCTTGTATAGTGTTCGAGAAGAAGCCATGATAGGAGAGGTTGATTGAGAAGGAGCTTTGAGTTTTTTCGCAGCTCATCCGACGCTCCACAGTGACAAGATGTTACCAAAGGCTTTGAAGGGAAAGATGAATGTTGCAGTAAATCTTGAACTTGGTCAAGTGGGGGGTTCAAATTTTTACGCACTGTAAGTGCTGATCGATGGATGTTGTGCTTGAAATGGACCTTTTTCTACATCTCAATAAGCgacttttgttattttgtataaGATAACTTGAATGAACAAAACCGTCATTAATCAAACGAGCAAACGAGTATCttaaagagtaaaaaaagacaagaaacataAGAGACTGAGTAAATAAGCAGCATAGCAGACTATATCTGTCTGTACCCTTAACTGACCGACTGAACTGTCACTGTGCTGCTCTTTACTGTAGCGATGCACAATGACAAAAGGTTTCTTGCTCCGGCATTGGATTCTTTTTGCCCTTCAAGGATTTGTTTGTTTCGGTTAAATGAATGACCTCCCTTTGATGACAGAGAGCCTCTCACCAGCttcttgttttggtttcctGTACCTGTTTTGTCCTCTATGTACCTCCTCAGTGTGATGTTGCTCTCTTGATACCTCTGTGCGTTTCTCCTCTGCCCATCACCATCAGTTGCCTGTTGTAGTGACTCCATGGTGCTGCCCCCCCTCACAGCACCAATATAATCTAATCTGTAAATAACTCTTGACTCAGCTCTGGCCAGTACATCCAATGACCTCACTCTAACCTTCAggtgtcattttcttttctccctcagcaAACCAAAATCACTACATTCAAGTATTACAGTTGTACAGTTCCTCGGACTCTACATGCATTCAATGTGCTGGTCTTAGCCGCTCTGCTGTACCTTTTTAtggcattattttttacatgttagaCGATATATTGTGACTATGTCCTAtgcaaatatgaaaaataacagattgtTGAATAATGTATGTTGTCATAACTTGTATGCATGAAATAGTGAAGTTTACATTTGGaaataaattcataaaataAGCAGCTACAACTTGCAATGTGCTCATTTCCTTTGCTGTCAAATAACGTTTAAGATGCTAAGACAAGGCGTAATCAAAGGTTAATTGTATATGAAGAAAGTCATCACTAAAGCAGCTTCTAGGAATTAAATGAATGCTATTTGAAATATTAATCATTGAACTAGCGGTGCTTGTTGGTGGATTTTGTTCTGTCTAGGTAGCGCTCAGCTAGCTGCTAAcctttccagtctttatgctaagttATTACCAGTGGCTGGATGGGTAgcttaaaaataactttaaggCTACTTTCCTTCAGGTTATTTTTCAACCATCAATCTTCTAATCTAACTAGCTGCAAGCAACTGAACCCCATAGTGTTAAACTCTACTTTAATTTTACTGAACTGACATGATAAAGTAAGTTACGCTAATAGTCACAACAAGCTAATTCCCAGCAAGTGAAGCTAAGGAGGCTGCACAACTGAGCATACTAAActgaagtttttgttttatgactTGTTAACTAGTCATCAattttaaaaggaagaatatgtTTCCCTTATTCAAagtgttgttttaatgtcaggAAGTTCTCTGTTTGTATctggttattttttaatgatatggGCTAAATATGTGCGTGGGAAACTGGTGGAGTGATATTTCTCATTTACACATCCTTTTCGTAGAAGCCTAAAGTGTTTTTCAGTAAAATTCTTGCAAGAGGAAGTACACCTTGTTCCCTCACTTCACCCATGCAAATATTTACCGTAACTGCTGGGGTATCAACAATGGGTGGGGCTCCAAATGCTTGGGACTCCTTCCTTTCTGATTGTATTTCAGgccaaaataaaatgacaagttTTGTGTGAAGTTTCCTGTCTAAATGCAACTTCAGAAGAATGGATGATTCACTGAACTTCAGCTGCCCGCCTGTGCAAAGAGTACTTTtgacttataaaaaaaaaagaagctgtttctGCTCTGCAAAAAACAGTGCCAACATTGTGCAAGCTTATTTTAAGCTAAGTGTGTTCACCAACGCCAACAGAGATCACAGGCGAGTCCTTTCTGCTTAGCAAATGTACATGATGTggagagaaacaggaaggaagagagaaatgaaagcattaaaaaaaatagttgatGATGAGCCTGGTGTTCTCCCTGCTCAATCTGTACACCTCCTGTCTCCAGGCAGGTTGGAGATACCAGAACACCGCGCTGCACAGACAAGCTGCCATCCCTGGCACCGTCACACATTTTGGTGTGCCATCACAGCCGGTGTGTTCCCAGAgcttgttttttagtttttgtgtgCATCATAAGAGAATTCTCCATAGTAAGCTTTGACGTGCTTAAATTtagctttaatctttttttttttcttgtctttacaCTTTGAATGTGAACAGTGAGCAtttgtcacagaaaaaataGCACCTAGAAATAAAAATCCTCTGGTCTAGCAACAGTAGAGTCTCACTTTTGTCCCTCTGTAGACCACTAACTGAGCTAATTCACACATAGCTCGCTCTTTTACAAGATCTCAGGTTTTGCTGGTTGTGTGGGTGAGTCGCATACTCTCTCTGGGCTGCACGTCTTTCAGTCACGTGTTCCTTCTCGAGATGACACATTTTTCCCTCTGTAGTAAGTTTCATTGCTGCAGATGCGTGGCAAAGTATACAGACAGTTCTGTGTGCTGTGAGAGCACTATCTCTGCTAGTATCACCCCGCAGACAGGATGTGGGGGCGGAGGAGgtgttttcagtttgactgttttatctcttttagtcaCCTCTTTTTCTTTGGATTATCAGCTACGGAACATAAAGTCTCCAGATGAAGTTCCAAACCCTGAATAAACTCAAGTGATTTTGAATGCATTTACTGAGGGAAGGTAGAGTAGAGCATGTGAGTGAATCCAACCTTAGACACACTCAAAGTCTAGAGCGTGGGAGGCCTAGTGGGCTGGAAAGGGTCTCTACTTCACTGATGTGTGTGGGCATCTCTGACTTTAAGACTCAGTGGAATTAATCCTTTGAAACCGAAGGGAGGGAGATGTggtcagcagcagcaacagtggTCCTAATCACACAGAGGgccgagtgtgtgtgtatgtgagtgtgtgtctgtctgtccctcttcctcCATGCCAGGCCCCAGAAGGCAGGCTGAAGGGCCATGTGATGCCACCCACTCTCGAGTGCAGTGCATGGCAGGGCTTGCGCTAGATCCTGCAGAGCGGGTGGGATGAGCTCAGATATTGGAGGCTGGCACTGGCTGAGAACAAGGCTTAGCTATTGGGGGGCGCGGGGTTGGCCTTAccacacactgcagcagaggCATCAAAGCAAGCAACAGCACTTTAAATACAGTCAGGTAGAATGGCTTAACTTGTTGATGAGTAGGTGCAGAAAGGATCTTAATTTATAATGTGTTTAGCCATGGATAAATCACtccattttttaatttcatgtcAAAATGAGACAACTGCTTATCATAAAAATCAATATTCATGGACTACTGTGTTGCAATAGGGCCTCTAATTGTGCGATGAAAGGGACAGATGCATCTGAAAGGCAAATAAAAGGCATTTTAGAATTTTTGTGTATTTCCTGTATGAGTTTGAATTTCAAAAGAGTTGAGTGAATTTGACAACATGGAGCTGTTCGAGAGGATGAGAGGCCTGCCAAGCAACGCCTGATAGAGCTCTTTGTTGCTTTGAAAAGCAAAAGGGAGGTCCCTCATGCAAATTCAAAGGACATTCTGAGAAAAGGGGATCCAAGAAAGAGGACAATGCACTCTGTCCCATTCAGCACTTGTTATGGAAGATGCAGGAAACAAGAATGTGGGATACATTGCTCTGGAAAAAAAGGAGCCCTCATGTGCCATTGTGTGACTAACATAAGACATCACGTGGAGATGTAATTCATCTTAACAAGTCATTCTATATTATTAGCAGCTGCAGGCCACCACAGTGACCTGGAGCAGCAGTTTGAGGACTGAGCAGAAACCCACAGTGTTTTCTCAAGCAGTTCAGTCACGAGACTGTACACTCAGTCAGAAGTATGCGATTCATCCCACACATAACAGGCTGCTGCCCAGTAAGCAAACTTCTCCTCTTTCAATACACCAACTCAGTCAGCAGCTACTGTAGGTTACTATGCATTcccataaaaaaacaagatctaATTTTACATAACAGATGCTTGAGTGacaaatatttttaagaaatcCTCAGATTGCTGTTTTTGTGAAACTTATGAGATTTCAGTGTGAGGATATGAAAGACGGCTTGATTGACGGTTTGATTTATGCTTTTGTTTACTCTGACAAGCTACTCTTTGTCTTCTTGCTTGTAAAAATATGGGTGTACAATTTAACAGGACCAAAGAAGACTACAGCTCTGTTAAGATTTACTTTAGCGGTTTAGAGATTAACGTTACCACGCACAAgctaacattttaaacatgaaaatgCTGAAACGCAAAAATTGTTTACCATGTTCTTCTGTATGAGCAGGCATACATTAAAAGACATTGAATGACAAATTATTAAAGATTTTTAGATTTGAGAGTGCACAATAAACAACAGAATAGGCCTACAGCTCTCGCTTTTGCTAATTTCCACAAGATAACAACAAACTACTTCAATGCTTAGATGCTAAAATGATTAACCGCTTCTCTACATGAGAATTTTAATATTATCTTCCAAACAATAAGGCACGAAAAATAGGCCTACAATGATACAATAGAATTTTGCAAAGCCACAGTAGCCTATCTCTGTAAGGTTGTTAGCGGTGTTATTTCTGCTAACATCAGCAGTTAGCATGCTAGTACGTTTGACAACTGAGGATGCTAAAATTGTAAACCCCCGCAGCATTCTTACATTTCCTTCAAAAGGAGGAGCATATTCATAAGTATACCAACTTTGTCATTTTATAGGTAAGTTACAATccataaattaataaattaaatgcCATATCGTTTTTGGGCATTCAATTGAATCGCTGAAAAGTGAACCTTGTGGCAAAGTTACCAAAGTTAGCCTAGTATATAGgctatttatttcattaaagtGTTACTGGGAAATTGTGATCAGTTGCTGTATGCTCATTGTGGTTGTATGCTTCTTTATTTGGTAGGCTACGCATATTTAATAGTTAATTCATGTTcgcttcctttctttttgttgtgaAGCACCTTGTGTCCTGAAAATGCTTCCTTTCCTAACCAGGATTGTTTGCACAAATGTTTGCCGTGATACTGATGTTAACTGTTGAAGTATTTAATTGGATAAGTTATATTAATGACTAGCTGGCAGAATGATGTAAGTCAAAGAATCAGTAAAGTCAGTGACGATCTACCCTTTGAGTACGATGAATGTCAAAGAGGTGAAACTTCTCATCTGGCAGAAACTGATGTCTGTAAAGCAATGCTGCCACCATTATTTTACTGGAAGCTCTTAACTTTCTAGACtcaaacttttctttctcttctcttgttgtttgaatattgctgttttctgcatttgaagatcaaatttaaaaaagtagttAATTCACTCTCGTACAGAAACGATCAGAATGTTTTATAACCTCTGTAACCACATGGTACTTGTGCTAACGTGCAGTTTTCAGATATAACAATGACAGTGGTAAAGAACTCTTGACATTTGCAGATTTTCTAAGGCTTGTTTTGCTGCGTGGCGTCAGTTCTCCTGCACATGTAGGAGTGTCTCTGGAGGGAGACAGAAGAGTTACAGCTCTCAGTCTGGAATGCTTCACTACTTGGTTGTTCACTCCTGAGATTCTTAACTGAGACCTCAGAGCAACTTCAGTGTATTTCCCccctttctgttttgttttactgaaAAGGCCAGCACAAGCTTGATAAGCTTTTGCATTAAATAATGTTGAATACATTTAACCATTGTTGTTCCCTATTCAGAACTTCACTGACATAATCAGCTTTGTCATTAAAATCTAGTGAGAAAGAAAGTCATTTTATTTGGGTTATCTGCAGCTTTAGCTTGGAGGCTCACAACTGTTTTGAGCAAAGTCTGAGTGTAGACTTTGACGAGCTGGAGAGGGGGGCAATCTatatcaaaaaaacaatatggGAATAGCAGTGTCCGTCCCTTTTGTAGATGGTCCAACATTTGCCACATAAAAATCAGGAAACTTTGTGCATTGTGGAAGAGCTGTATTAAAGTGCtgaatttctcttttttaaagatactgATAACCACTGATAACACTATTGAAGAAGAGATGGCAAAGTTCAAATAACCATATCCTGTTCCCACTACTACAGACTAAAATATAAGGTACATCTGTTATTGTGTACTTGAggccttgggggggggggggggggggggtatcaaaaataacaatatgATAACCATTGTATCTTATAAAGAGAATATTAAAACTGTCAGTAGTGATTGAAAAATCCTTAACCTAAATAAAATCCTCAATCTCTTGATTTACATGATTTACtcctctgaagaaaaacaaataaaaaaaggacacgGACACATCAGGTTTGTAAcaataaactatttttttcatatttacatCTGTACCTAATGTgcaaattaataatttaaagtagtgTAAAACTCTTAAAGGAATACAAAATCATATCTTACAGTCCTAACATGGTGAGAGTCCATGAACTTGACTTGTCACATAGAAACGAGGAGGAGCAACACTGCAGTGTGtacaggagaaagagagagagacagagagacagaagcaAACTCGGGAAGCAGTGGACATCCTTGGCCAGGACACACTTAGTTAAGGACAGCATGGTACATTGTCCAAGCATCACCAgaacaaacagcaacacaaacactgcattATTACAGTAGTCATGTCGAATGAGCAGTAAGCACTCGGAGGCCCGGGATTTTACAAACCCCACTGATTGGTTAAAGCACTGATGATCACAAAGGCTTGAGGTGCTCTTAGCAGCAGGTGCTTCGTTTGATGGCCTCTAGATATGAATGGACAGACAATCTCACACTGGACTGGTGACACAAATACTGCAGGTCACCACATAGTGCTAATAGCATGATTGCacattgtgttgtgtgtgcaagAGGGGATGGGACACATAATCACACTTTGCACGAATATGCATCAGCCAGCTCTCACTACCCACAATTCTTTTAACACACTGACCGAATAGAGTAGTCAACAGGTGACACACACCATAAACACTGCATATTTGAGAAGCAATTCATCCTATGCACATTGTTTGGTGTTTgccacataaaaacattttaaaatttgattCTTTAAATTTTTTTTCAGAAGCCGGTTTGGCAGTGCTTGTGGTCTTTAAGAGGTTGACTACGggcaaaaatgtgaaatgatttcTTACACAATATTTTGAGTCCAATTCTGACACGGCAATCGTTTGCACTGTGGTTAAGAACAAAAGTACACTTAACAAATGAGTTTTACATTTCATCCTAATCCAACATTACAATCTATAATGCTTACACATTTGAGTTCCTGTAGTTCATTTTTGTTTACAAAAGCACGAGGTGACAATCCTTTACAATTTACAAGACACAGGTAACCTACAGTAGATATATTATTGGTGCATAGACAAAATTGGGAGAGGGTGTAGCAAAAATCACCAATTTATTGCTTTAAAGTCTAATATTAATCccccatttatttttcttttgattgcAAAACAACTACAAATTTTCCACAGAGATTTTGGAGAACCAAGAAGAGGTATTGCATTCAAACAGATTCAAAGAGCTAAAATGTTCCCTCCTGATGAGATGCAAATCTTTTGTactctgaaaaataaagaacttTTCCTCACATACACAAAGTTACATCACATAGAGATGACTTTTACTCTAAAACAAGTAAAAGACTAGAGACAGgggaaaggaaaataaacaaaatagcACATTTTCTGGCCAAAGCTGCTCACTGTTTCAAGTTCTGCTTCCCCCATCATAAAGTAATAACCTTTACTAACAAGGGAAGGGTGACAGGAATACAAGAGCATTCTTCAACAAAATAGGAAAACATTTGCCACCATGTTATTGGAAATGCAGAGTGCAGATGGTGTAGTTCCCTCCAGTCTCCTGCGGCCTTGCTGACAAGTGGCTGAAGTGGCTGTGATGGCTATGCAGGCCTCTGCACtttgctctccctctccctgcgTTTCAGCTCCTCTCTGTAGCAGTAGGAGCAGTAGTTGTCTGTCTCTGGCCTGCCGTAGAAGGAGCAGTTCTCCCTCTTGCAGCGGCGCTGCTGAAAGCAGTACAAAGGGCTTCCAGAGCTCCGCCctttggttttgtcttggttgagCCAGGTGTGAGACGAGTTGTCCTCATCAGCAAACTCCAGGCAGTCCTGAATGTCGCCCGCATGGAATCCATTGGTGTAGGTGTGGGACTTGTGTTCTCCGGGCATGTTGTAGGATAGGGTCTCTATGGTGTTAACAGTGCGGACCCCTGACAGACGAGCAGGGCTGTAACTCTGGGACGAGAGTGTGCGGTTCTGCTGGGGGTAAGTGGCGCATGTCTTTAGGGTGCCCACCACAGGCTTATTGTAGGGGTCGTCCTGGAAGATGGAGGATTGCATGTTGACATCTTGTAAGTGGATCACACTGTGCCTCTGAATGGGCGGTGTATGGCTGTAGTGGGCGGACACAGGTACGGGCCCGGGTCTCTTAGCACCAATACTGGGGGAAGAGTAAGGCGCAGGGGTTGGGGCTGGATTTGAGACATGGTGGGAAAGTGTTGGCGGGGTGAGAGGAGGGACTGGAGCAGAGACAAGGGGTGCTGCAGGAGTGGGACTGTTCCTGCCCTGCATCTTGAGTTGTGAGTTGTGGTTAtaggtgtgggtgtgggtgtgggtgtgatGGGGCAGGATGGGAGAGCAGCTCTCCGGAGGCGAACTGTCCGATCTCTCCCTCTGGAAGACACTCTCATGCTCGGGCTTTTTTGCAGCTACTTCGTTAGCGGCGGGGGGCTTCTTCTCAGcctccttcctcttctgctcctgctcctggCTGAAGCGCTCCTGGGCGTTGGTCAGGTAGTAGCTAATCATCTCCTCGTGGAACTGGTGCCGATGGCTGGTGAGCAGGAGGCCTGCAAAGATGAACTTCCGCTCCCCCTGCATGGCGGCTCGCAGGATGTTGAGACTGAGCTTGACATCCGTGCTGTATTTCCAGTTTTCCAGGCTCTTGTCCCCTGAGACTCTCCCTACGCTGTCTTGTCTCTCGGTGGGGGAGGAGCTGGAAGGTCTGTCTGTAGGGGAGGGACTAGTAGTCTTCTCAGAGGAggtggagctggctgactgGCCCGACTCCTCCTTGCTTCCCTTGGTTGTTTTAGAAtccttcttctttgttttttcccctccgTTCTCCCCGTTACGACCTGAGCCAGAGTTAGATTTGTTCATTTTGCCGTGCACAAGGCCACCCAGACCTCCCATGTTCTTCTTCAGCTTGATTCCCAAGGTTTTGCTAAAGCTACCCAGTTTGTTGGCTACAGAATCAGCCCGGCTTTTGTCTTTGTCCTTGCGCTGCTTCTCCTTGTCCTTCTCTTTGCTGGGCTTGCCGTTGTTGACGTTGGAGTTGCTGCCCACAGACTCGCGGTCAGAGTCCATGGACTCAGCTAGAGACTGGACATCCTCACCTGCAGAGGCTGTGGGAGACTCTGGCTGAGCCAGGGGAGcctgaaaacagacacacaaacacatacagcaatgaacaaaacacagaacataGCAACCAAACAATATGGTTGAAGGAATAATAATCATAAAAGAAGTTAGCTTTAAAAGACTCTCAATATATTCCAGACATATTcagcccccaaaaaaacaagacataaaGAGCTAGTTTCTCATGATTTACAATCAGAACAAACAATTGAGAATGCTTGAGATTATTGCATCTGATGGTACATAAAACTGATTGATTGGACTCTGTGGTTTAAGAGCATCTGGAACAGAGGAGTCCCTCCAGGGCTAAATTAACCGTGACAAATACGACAcatgtgtgaggaaaaaaaaaaaaagttacccTTGTTTCTGATGGAATTCGGATCCATGTTACATTCATGTAGTTGTGCAGCAGGTTGAGTTTGGCCTCCAGAGACAAGATGAGACTGCAGGAGAACATGTATTTACAATTAACAGCAATCTGTGGTATTATAAAGCtgacatttaatacatttttttaccaGGACTATTTGGCATATTAATACGTCTAAGGACGACACAGTTTCTGAAGTTTATTTTTGCggttttatgcttttattgatgggacagtggagagagtcagagaCAGGAATGAGAGAGTAGGGGACCACATATTAAAAAGCAGTTTTAGCACATTTCCTCTACAAAGTTGATTATCTGCAGCTTGTTAAAGGATAAGCTGTCCCCCTGACTGACAGGAATGTGAAACAGAAACCCTTACAAAAACTCTTTGCTAAACTCAGAGAGGGTGTTGCTGCTTTAGAGAGGCCATTCCTGGGAAACCCTATGGATGACTGACGTGACTCACAATTTGTTCACTCTCTGCTCTTTCTTTGAAGTGACCTGAACCCCCAGCCCATAATCAGAGTTAAATCCCACACAAAGAGCCCTGTGGGTTCACTAACAGAACTGCCTCgacctgcagtttttttttaactccctcACCCTTCATTGGACTGCTTTCCTAGTCAGCAAGGTTTGTGTGCTCTGTTGATAAGCATCAACATCCGGTGATATTCTACACACTACAGGACTTACTTGGCGAGCTTGGTGTTGTCATTATCGTCCCTCCCCCATTCCCAGTCCCTGCCAGGGTCCACGGCAAAATGGAGTGCGAGCAGCTTGTGCTCTGAGTCGGTCAGAGGGATAACAGCTGGAAGAGATGAGATTATCAGAAGGTTAGTTTAGTCTAGTTTTACCACCGGACGTCAGATTGCACGCAACCCATTCTCTCAAGAGGCCAACTTTGGTGTCAGAGCTAATGTGACACCATAATGACACACTAGAATACTGCCACCTTAATTATCACGGATGCCTGTCAGCGTGGGGGTAAAGAAGACTGTGGGAGTATTCTATCTGCCATCTATATTTTAAGATGAGACTGTGACCGGTTGGTGTCACTTGGACTGACTCATCCAGGCAGAGACGAGCCTGAGTCAGCTGTGGCTCCTTTTATAACACAGATTGATCCCTAATCAGCCCTCAGAGACATCATGTGCTATGCTTGATGGGGGAGAGTAAAGGAAGTATGAGTTGGTACACTCCATTGAAATGAAGTGTGTTAGAAATTGGGTCATCGCTGTTACCAAGTATTAAATTATAACTAATGGAAAGCTCCAAAGTAGCACCTAAACATTCAAGTGGAAAGTATTTTTGTTATGTAGTATTTCACATATCAAGAATTCActgaaaaaaagcaacatggacgaGATGTCCTCAAATCTTTGAAAAAAGGAGAAGTAAAACAAAACTCCATGACAACCGAGACACCTCCTTGTGCTCAGAAGAATCATGTGATACATCTGAAAGCAAAAGAGTTACTGCTACACGGCTCTTTCAgtgagaccttttttttttttttttttttaaagatttatttttgggcttttcgtgcctttaatgcagagaggggacagtggatagagttggaaaccagggagagagagcggggaacgacatgcggaaaggggccacaggtggaagcgaacccgggccctaaccattgcgccaccagcgcgccccagtGTGACCATTTTTTAAGTTGAAAATGAGCTGTCATCCTTGAATAGTGTCTCTTTTTTACATCCATCTTTTCTATCAAATATGATAACACTTCTTTAACTCCTCTAGATACATTTCTGATACCTGGAAACACAGCAATGTTGCTAAAGCGATAGCAAAGTGCCACTGGGCGAGACAAAGAAGCATTTAGACgatattgacatttttttaaacaagcctATTTTATCACATACTGCACAAGAGTACTGTGAAGGTATAACAACAGGAAGTATATCAGAGTTGAATTAGGAAGTCAGTCTGAAACTGACAAGTTGCCTGTCTTAAACAT includes:
- the otud7a gene encoding OTU domain-containing protein 7A, whose translation is MTLDMDAVLSDFVRSTGAEPGLARDLLEGKNWDLSAALNDYEELRQVHTANLPQVFNEGRYYKQPETRDTPTHVSKIDRPCAQKQEDNAQEKRLSRGISHASSAIVSLARLQVANECTSEQFPLEMPIYTFQLPDLSVYSEDFRSFIERDLIEQSTMMALEQAGRLNWWSTMCTSCKKLLPLATTGDGNCLLHAASLGMWGFHDRDLMLRKSLYTMMKSGAERDALKRRWRWQQTQQNKESGLVYTEEEWEREWNELLKLASSEPRTHLSKNGNTSGGVDNSEDPVYESLEEFHVFVLAHVLRRPIVVVADTMLRDSGGEAFAPIPFGGLYLPLEVPPSRCHCSPLVLAYDQAHFSALVSMEQRDQQREQAVIPLTDSEHKLLALHFAVDPGRDWEWGRDDNDNTKLANLILSLEAKLNLLHNYMNVTWIRIPSETRAPLAQPESPTASAGEDVQSLAESMDSDRESVGSNSNVNNGKPSKEKDKEKQRKDKDKSRADSVANKLGSFSKTLGIKLKKNMGGLGGLVHGKMNKSNSGSGRNGENGGEKTKKKDSKTTKGSKEESGQSASSTSSEKTTSPSPTDRPSSSSPTERQDSVGRVSGDKSLENWKYSTDVKLSLNILRAAMQGERKFIFAGLLLTSHRHQFHEEMISYYLTNAQERFSQEQEQKRKEAEKKPPAANEVAAKKPEHESVFQRERSDSSPPESCSPILPHHTHTHTHTYNHNSQLKMQGRNSPTPAAPLVSAPVPPLTPPTLSHHVSNPAPTPAPYSSPSIGAKRPGPVPVSAHYSHTPPIQRHSVIHLQDVNMQSSIFQDDPYNKPVVGTLKTCATYPQQNRTLSSQSYSPARLSGVRTVNTIETLSYNMPGEHKSHTYTNGFHAGDIQDCLEFADEDNSSHTWLNQDKTKGRSSGSPLYCFQQRRCKRENCSFYGRPETDNYCSYCYREELKRRERESKVQRPA